One genomic segment of Halalkalicoccus jeotgali B3 includes these proteins:
- a CDS encoding 2Fe-2S iron-sulfur cluster-binding protein, whose product MVETYTIEFVNEGVTLEVAENESILEAAENAGLDLPYQCRMGVCGVCSGMCMEGEVDQLEGMFLSESEKEEGYALTCIAKPRSDMRIRTNESP is encoded by the coding sequence ATGGTCGAAACCTACACCATCGAATTCGTCAACGAAGGGGTAACTCTCGAAGTAGCCGAGAATGAGTCAATTCTCGAGGCGGCAGAGAATGCTGGTCTCGATCTCCCGTATCAGTGTCGAATGGGAGTCTGTGGCGTCTGTAGCGGCATGTGTATGGAGGGCGAGGTCGATCAACTGGAGGGGATGTTCCTCTCGGAAAGCGAGAAAGAGGAGGGCTACGCTCTCACCTGCATCGCGAAACCGCGTTCGGACATGCGAATTCGAACCAACGAGAGTCCCTGA
- a CDS encoding acyl-CoA synthetase, with the protein MQSSIPAEYLPDEADGPDYVHAVPEVHYPERINVAEELVDRHVREGRGDNVAIRFEDRTTTYAELQESIDRMGNALLDLGVEPGDRVVIRFPNRPEAVVSCLAAQKIGAVALPSMKLLRAAELEHIVNNAEATTVVVYDDLLGEIENALPSLETVEEVVVADRNGVDHDHHDYDALLDAASSDLDAHETERDDLALMLYTSGTTGEPKGAIHTHRNLLASADSYARYCLEPTEEDVFGGNPPLPFAYGYGDLVTFPLRFGASTSLVEDATPGDLLEAIDVHGITVLCSIPTAFNQILSKHPDGPKEYDISSLRVGMSAGEPLTPTTYESFREAYDIEILDGIGTTEMLHIFISHRHDEEIDPSATGFPVPGYECKIVDPETGEECDRGEAGLLAVRGPTGIEYWNRPQKQTSAVRDNWSYPGDIFVQREDGRFEYKSRNDDLIISSGYNIPGPEVEAVIEELDAVDEVAVVGSPDEQRGAIVKAFVVATESASPGDDLIEEIQNHVKETLAPYKYPREVEFVQELPRTETGKIRRIELRKRERKAA; encoded by the coding sequence ATGCAGTCCAGTATACCAGCGGAGTACCTGCCGGACGAGGCTGATGGGCCGGATTACGTCCACGCCGTCCCGGAGGTACACTATCCCGAACGGATCAACGTGGCAGAGGAGCTAGTCGACAGGCACGTTCGCGAGGGACGGGGGGACAACGTGGCTATCCGCTTCGAGGATCGGACCACCACCTACGCCGAGTTACAGGAGTCAATCGATCGGATGGGGAACGCGCTTCTGGACCTCGGGGTTGAGCCAGGTGACCGGGTCGTCATCAGGTTCCCCAATCGTCCCGAGGCGGTCGTCTCTTGTTTAGCCGCCCAGAAGATAGGTGCCGTCGCGCTCCCTTCGATGAAGCTGCTTCGGGCCGCCGAGCTCGAACACATCGTCAATAACGCCGAGGCGACCACGGTCGTCGTCTACGACGACCTCCTCGGAGAGATCGAGAACGCGCTCCCGAGCCTCGAAACCGTCGAGGAGGTTGTCGTTGCCGACCGCAACGGCGTCGACCATGACCACCACGACTACGACGCGCTCCTCGACGCTGCGAGCAGCGATCTCGACGCCCACGAGACCGAACGAGACGACCTGGCGCTGATGCTGTACACCAGTGGGACCACGGGTGAACCCAAGGGCGCGATCCACACCCACCGGAATTTGCTGGCGAGCGCGGACTCGTACGCTCGGTACTGTCTTGAGCCGACCGAGGAGGACGTCTTCGGCGGGAACCCGCCGCTGCCCTTCGCCTACGGCTACGGCGACCTCGTGACGTTTCCGCTGCGCTTTGGCGCCAGTACGAGCCTCGTTGAGGACGCCACGCCAGGTGACCTGCTAGAGGCGATCGACGTCCACGGAATCACGGTCCTCTGTTCGATCCCGACCGCATTCAACCAGATCCTCTCGAAGCACCCCGATGGGCCCAAAGAGTACGATATCTCGTCGCTGCGAGTCGGCATGAGTGCCGGGGAGCCGCTGACCCCGACGACCTACGAGTCGTTTCGGGAGGCCTATGACATCGAGATCCTCGACGGAATCGGGACGACGGAAATGCTCCACATCTTCATCAGCCATCGCCACGACGAGGAGATTGATCCGAGCGCGACTGGGTTCCCGGTTCCAGGCTACGAGTGTAAGATCGTTGATCCCGAGACCGGCGAGGAATGCGATCGCGGCGAGGCAGGACTGCTCGCCGTCCGCGGCCCGACCGGCATCGAATACTGGAACCGACCACAAAAGCAAACCAGCGCAGTCCGGGACAACTGGTCGTACCCCGGGGATATCTTCGTTCAGCGTGAGGATGGGCGCTTTGAGTACAAATCCCGAAACGACGACCTTATCATCTCTAGCGGCTACAACATCCCTGGCCCGGAGGTCGAGGCCGTCATCGAGGAGCTTGATGCTGTCGATGAGGTCGCCGTCGTCGGGAGTCCTGACGAACAGCGAGGTGCGATCGTTAAAGCGTTCGTCGTGGCGACCGAGAGTGCCTCACCGGGAGATGATCTGATCGAGGAAATTCAAAACCACGTCAAGGAGACGCTCGCACCGTACAAATACCCCCGCGAAGTCGAGTTCGTACAGGAGCTCCCACGGACCGAGACCGGAAAGATCCGCCGTATCGAACTCCGTAAACGGGAGCGGAAGGCAGCGTAA
- a CDS encoding branched-chain amino acid ABC transporter permease: MIESLLRATLLGLQLGVTLALVATGLTLIFGMMDVINFAHGALYMFGAYFGLLVADALGSFWLALVIAPLIVGAIGAAIEIFSLRPLYGRNPLYHILLTFGLAIMVQGIVVQVWGARSRRIPAPELLAGSVSVGPVTYPVYWLFVLVLSTVLIAAVWVAIERSDLGILMRASAHDTEMVDALGIDVKTVFTGVFVFGSVLAAVAGVLLGASRSVHPGMGFGVIIEAFVIVVIGGLGSFKGAIYAALLIGLVIAYGALIAPALTDLFIFALMATVLVIKPSGLFGTTEAA, from the coding sequence ATGATTGAGTCGTTACTCCGGGCGACGCTTCTGGGCCTCCAACTCGGAGTGACGCTGGCGCTCGTCGCCACCGGTCTCACGCTCATCTTCGGGATGATGGACGTGATCAACTTCGCTCACGGGGCACTGTATATGTTCGGAGCGTACTTCGGATTGCTCGTTGCGGACGCCCTCGGGAGTTTCTGGCTCGCGCTGGTGATCGCCCCGCTGATCGTCGGGGCCATCGGCGCCGCCATCGAAATCTTCTCGCTGCGCCCGCTGTACGGTCGCAATCCCCTGTATCACATCCTGCTCACGTTCGGGCTCGCGATCATGGTCCAGGGGATCGTCGTTCAGGTATGGGGTGCGCGCTCTAGACGGATTCCGGCCCCGGAACTTCTCGCCGGATCTGTCTCGGTCGGCCCAGTTACCTATCCCGTCTACTGGCTGTTTGTGCTCGTGCTCAGTACCGTGTTGATTGCGGCAGTCTGGGTGGCAATCGAGCGCAGCGACCTCGGAATCTTGATGCGGGCGAGCGCCCACGACACTGAGATGGTCGACGCGCTCGGGATCGACGTCAAGACGGTGTTTACCGGGGTGTTCGTTTTCGGGTCGGTGCTCGCGGCAGTGGCCGGCGTGTTGCTTGGCGCCTCGCGTTCAGTTCACCCCGGAATGGGGTTCGGCGTCATCATCGAGGCGTTCGTCATCGTCGTCATCGGCGGGCTTGGCAGTTTCAAGGGCGCGATTTACGCGGCGCTGTTGATCGGACTTGTCATCGCCTACGGCGCACTGATCGCGCCGGCACTGACTGACCTGTTCATCTTCGCACTAATGGCAACGGTCCTTGTCATCAAGCCAAGTGGCCTGTTCGGCACCACGGAGGCGGCCTGA
- a CDS encoding ABC transporter ATP-binding protein, which yields MTTNDTMDVTTEPSPTSGKPILSTDGLTKRFGTLTAVDDVSLEIPTGRITSIIGPNGAGKTTLFNLFTGKYEPTAGRIDFRGNRIDGEKPHYLVKQGLVRSFQITNFFGDLTARENIRLATQAPHTGFGPRDFLTHHRNLDAATESAERILERVDLSHVADETASNLSYGQRRHLEIAISLAADPDLFLMDEPTAGMSPEETGEIVDLIEEIAADITLVLIEHDMHIVMDISDHIAVMNEGTVLAHGTPDQIRNDERVQRAYLGSE from the coding sequence ATGACTACGAACGACACGATGGATGTCACGACGGAACCGAGCCCCACAAGCGGGAAGCCAATCCTATCGACTGACGGATTAACCAAGCGGTTTGGAACGTTGACCGCAGTCGACGATGTCTCCCTAGAGATCCCGACTGGACGGATCACCTCAATTATCGGGCCGAACGGGGCTGGCAAGACGACGCTGTTCAACCTCTTTACGGGCAAGTACGAGCCGACCGCGGGGCGAATCGACTTTCGTGGTAACCGGATCGACGGCGAGAAGCCCCACTATCTCGTCAAGCAAGGGCTGGTCCGCTCGTTCCAGATCACGAATTTCTTCGGCGATCTGACCGCCCGCGAGAACATCAGATTGGCTACACAAGCTCCCCACACAGGGTTCGGTCCTCGGGACTTTCTGACTCACCACCGGAATCTAGATGCCGCGACCGAATCCGCCGAGCGAATTCTCGAACGCGTCGACCTCTCACACGTGGCTGACGAAACGGCGTCGAACCTCTCGTACGGACAGCGCCGCCATCTGGAGATTGCGATCTCGCTGGCGGCCGATCCCGACCTCTTCTTGATGGATGAACCAACTGCCGGAATGAGCCCTGAGGAAACCGGTGAGATTGTCGATTTGATCGAAGAGATCGCTGCCGACATCACGCTGGTTCTAATCGAACACGACATGCATATCGTCATGGATATCTCCGATCACATCGCAGTGATGAACGAGGGAACGGTGTTAGCACATGGTACGCCCGACCAGATTCGAAACGACGAACGCGTTCAGAGAGCCTATCTGGGGAGTGAATGA
- a CDS encoding GNAT family N-acetyltransferase encodes MTYNLRHSTAEDGEEILELWHGFTEHLSKYDDRYQHKEDADDRWLRYFENQLVDSKYGTVIVAEDEETGELIGVLEARVMGDHPIFRLKDHGYINGHYVREDHWNNGVGTALIEEAHEWFADSPRDIDFYRIDVVDGDEKAEEVYESLGFDPVEHVYERSIEEQ; translated from the coding sequence ATGACGTACAACCTACGACACAGTACGGCCGAAGACGGTGAGGAGATCCTCGAGCTCTGGCACGGGTTCACCGAACATCTCTCGAAGTACGACGATCGGTACCAGCACAAGGAGGACGCTGACGACCGCTGGCTCCGATACTTCGAGAACCAGCTCGTCGACTCGAAATACGGGACCGTGATCGTCGCCGAAGATGAAGAGACCGGCGAACTGATCGGAGTCCTTGAGGCTCGCGTGATGGGCGACCATCCTATCTTCCGACTCAAGGACCACGGCTATATCAACGGCCACTATGTCCGGGAGGATCACTGGAACAATGGGGTGGGAACCGCGCTGATCGAGGAGGCCCACGAGTGGTTCGCCGACTCGCCGCGCGACATTGATTTCTACCGAATAGATGTGGTTGACGGCGATGAGAAGGCAGAAGAAGTGTACGAAAGTCTTGGCTTCGACCCCGTCGAACACGTCTACGAGCGCTCCATCGAGGAGCAGTGA
- a CDS encoding ABC transporter substrate-binding protein, which produces MSRRDVDKVATRNRGSAAESSGISRRRYLQSGALLGTTAGLAGCLGGSEDTLTVGFVLPFTGVYSLLGESIVNGFELYVDEQGGEIAGQEIETVSRDTEADTNTGVSATRELLVESGADALVGPVSSAVATAMMQTVENESSAIWLNANAGDYRLVEEGCLSYHFRTSFNDWQTSAPLAPWVYENVADNVVITYADYAFGDNSRQFFSEAFEQAGGTVVNEIPIPLGTDDFSPYMGDIEGSGADAVYSFFAGSDAVNYVTQFHEFGLDQNMTQTGSGFLLSEDTLPAQGQAALGKFSLLHYTSTDQSERNQGFAQSYADAHDTRPNVYACQGYDSAQAFELAVEEADTDPDAMAEALRGAEIDSPRGSFRFHEETNDPVQNMYVREVVEGSDGPENEVVDTVENIELPTWGCSVN; this is translated from the coding sequence ATGTCTCGCAGAGACGTGGATAAAGTTGCCACACGGAATCGAGGATCCGCGGCGGAGTCGTCGGGGATCTCCAGACGACGCTACCTGCAATCAGGCGCCCTGTTGGGCACGACGGCAGGATTAGCGGGTTGTCTCGGCGGGTCCGAAGATACGCTCACCGTCGGGTTCGTTCTACCGTTTACGGGTGTCTACTCGCTGTTGGGCGAGAGCATTGTCAACGGATTCGAACTATACGTCGACGAACAGGGCGGTGAAATCGCGGGCCAGGAGATCGAGACAGTATCCCGGGATACGGAGGCCGATACCAATACTGGCGTTTCGGCCACCCGCGAACTGCTCGTCGAATCCGGTGCTGATGCGCTGGTCGGCCCCGTCTCGAGTGCGGTGGCGACCGCAATGATGCAAACCGTCGAGAACGAATCGAGCGCGATCTGGCTCAACGCCAACGCGGGCGACTACCGCCTCGTCGAGGAGGGGTGTCTCTCGTATCACTTCCGCACCTCGTTTAACGACTGGCAGACAAGCGCGCCGCTGGCGCCATGGGTCTACGAGAACGTCGCGGACAACGTCGTCATCACCTACGCAGACTACGCCTTCGGCGATAACTCTCGGCAGTTCTTTTCTGAGGCCTTCGAACAGGCGGGTGGGACGGTTGTCAACGAAATTCCCATCCCGCTTGGTACCGACGACTTCTCACCGTACATGGGTGATATTGAAGGTAGCGGCGCCGACGCCGTCTACTCGTTCTTCGCTGGTAGCGACGCGGTCAACTACGTCACGCAGTTTCACGAGTTCGGTCTCGATCAGAACATGACCCAGACCGGAAGCGGGTTCCTGCTCTCGGAGGATACGCTCCCCGCACAGGGACAGGCCGCTCTCGGGAAATTCTCGCTCCTTCATTACACCTCTACAGATCAGTCCGAGCGAAATCAGGGGTTCGCCCAAAGCTACGCCGACGCCCACGACACCCGTCCGAACGTTTATGCCTGTCAGGGCTACGATTCGGCCCAAGCGTTCGAACTGGCAGTTGAGGAGGCCGATACCGACCCCGATGCTATGGCGGAGGCACTCCGGGGCGCGGAGATCGATAGTCCTCGTGGGAGCTTTCGGTTCCACGAGGAGACGAACGATCCGGTCCAGAACATGTACGTCCGGGAAGTCGTCGAAGGCAGCGACGGCCCTGAAAACGAAGTCGTCGATACGGTCGAGAACATCGAACTGCCGACGTGGGGTTGCAGTGTCAACTAA
- a CDS encoding Phenylacetic acid catabolic protein: MPTEKQLKQQVQNGKMIESTDEMTEGYEKALKQILTVSGDTELMSAPAYYEQSLNAPSPNARASCISVIQDELGHGHIAYRLLEDLGESREELIYGREPHEFRNTYGFDQHIENFAELVTAHGLFDRAGIVLLGDIHENTSYAPWKRALTKVNKEEQFHLRHGETWMRRLANKNDKTRAKLQEAIDWMFPIGIEWFGLPDDKKKHDDQLEYRIKGKSNDELRQDWLSRSLPLMNELDLDVPAHYDEEREEYVIEYDMPIAFDAANKEWRYDEPISWSDVMDRWRSRGPANEKYVDLIQSGTVEVEV; this comes from the coding sequence ATGCCAACCGAGAAACAACTCAAACAGCAGGTCCAGAACGGGAAGATGATCGAATCGACCGACGAGATGACCGAAGGCTACGAGAAAGCTCTAAAGCAGATCCTGACGGTCTCAGGCGATACGGAGCTAATGAGTGCGCCAGCGTACTACGAACAGTCGCTCAACGCCCCCTCGCCCAACGCGCGGGCCTCGTGTATCAGCGTGATTCAGGACGAACTCGGCCACGGCCACATCGCCTACCGACTACTCGAGGACCTCGGCGAGAGCCGCGAGGAGCTAATCTATGGGCGCGAGCCCCACGAGTTCCGCAACACGTACGGCTTCGACCAGCACATCGAGAACTTCGCCGAACTCGTGACAGCCCACGGACTGTTTGATCGAGCGGGCATCGTTCTACTGGGCGACATCCACGAGAACACTTCGTATGCGCCTTGGAAGCGCGCGCTAACGAAGGTTAACAAGGAAGAGCAATTCCACCTCCGTCACGGTGAAACGTGGATGCGCCGTCTCGCGAACAAGAACGACAAGACCCGCGCGAAGCTTCAGGAGGCTATCGACTGGATGTTCCCGATCGGAATCGAGTGGTTCGGGCTGCCAGATGACAAGAAAAAACACGACGACCAGCTTGAGTACCGAATCAAGGGTAAGTCCAATGACGAACTCCGCCAGGACTGGCTCTCGCGGTCCCTGCCGCTCATGAACGAACTGGATCTAGACGTGCCGGCTCACTACGACGAGGAACGCGAGGAGTACGTCATCGAGTACGACATGCCGATCGCGTTCGACGCGGCGAACAAGGAATGGCGCTACGACGAGCCCATCTCCTGGTCCGACGTCATGGACCGCTGGCGCTCGCGCGGACCGGCCAACGAGAAGTACGTCGACCTCATCCAGTCGGGTACTGTCGAGGTCGAGGTCTGA
- a CDS encoding branched-chain amino acid ABC transporter permease: MRSVTDLAGDLRATVGIGGATGPAGEEALSAQGRLAALVVAAVLAAFAPIAQAFEPFWLNLLTRMLVFALLALSLDFVFGYAGLLSFGHAAMFGAGGYAAAILVREVTSNALVVLPLAALSGVVVAGFIGWFSVRAKGIYFAMLTLAFAQMFYVIVFTDLPARLLGAEAITGGDDGLFGIPLYEAVGIDFTSRLLYFYLALVLVMLSFALLVRVANSPFGRTLQGIRENEERMRFLGYNVRRYKLVAFSISGGFAGLAGGLYVPFQSVAQPGLLHWTISGELVVMLLLGGMGTLWGPMLGGAFVIYLEERLAEFATWEIILGSVFVIVVIFAPQGLAGTIVSIRNDPRNALHNANRALRNYIEKVRG, encoded by the coding sequence ATGCGGTCAGTTACCGACCTCGCGGGCGATCTGCGGGCGACCGTCGGCATCGGCGGAGCGACGGGACCGGCCGGCGAGGAAGCTCTCTCCGCACAGGGCCGACTCGCGGCACTTGTCGTTGCCGCCGTTCTCGCCGCCTTCGCTCCGATCGCACAGGCGTTCGAGCCTTTCTGGTTGAATCTCCTAACGCGAATGTTGGTGTTTGCGTTGCTTGCATTGAGTCTTGACTTCGTCTTCGGGTACGCTGGCCTCCTCTCATTTGGTCACGCGGCCATGTTCGGGGCTGGCGGGTACGCGGCCGCGATCCTGGTACGGGAGGTGACTTCGAACGCGCTGGTCGTTCTCCCCCTCGCGGCGCTTTCGGGAGTCGTCGTTGCGGGGTTCATCGGCTGGTTCAGCGTCCGCGCAAAAGGGATCTATTTCGCGATGCTGACGCTAGCGTTCGCCCAGATGTTCTACGTGATCGTCTTTACGGACCTCCCAGCGCGGCTACTGGGGGCCGAAGCGATCACCGGCGGAGACGACGGTCTGTTCGGAATCCCGCTGTACGAGGCTGTTGGGATCGACTTTACTTCGCGACTGTTGTACTTCTATCTGGCACTTGTACTCGTGATGCTTTCCTTTGCGCTTCTCGTCAGAGTGGCGAATTCGCCGTTTGGACGCACTCTGCAGGGGATCCGCGAGAACGAGGAACGAATGCGCTTTCTGGGGTACAACGTCCGGCGGTACAAACTGGTCGCCTTTTCGATCAGCGGCGGGTTCGCCGGGTTGGCAGGTGGTCTTTATGTGCCCTTCCAGAGTGTCGCCCAGCCCGGCCTGCTCCACTGGACGATTAGCGGCGAACTCGTTGTTATGCTGTTACTCGGTGGAATGGGGACCCTCTGGGGACCGATGCTTGGCGGGGCGTTCGTGATCTATCTCGAAGAACGCTTAGCCGAGTTTGCGACCTGGGAGATCATTCTTGGAAGCGTGTTCGTTATCGTGGTGATCTTCGCGCCCCAGGGGCTTGCCGGTACGATAGTTTCGATCAGGAACGACCCACGAAACGCGCTCCACAACGCGAACCGTGCACTTCGGAATTACATCGAAAAGGTGAGAGGATGA